Genomic segment of Meles meles chromosome 17, mMelMel3.1 paternal haplotype, whole genome shotgun sequence:
ATCTCCTGGTCTGTTCCGAGAGACATCTGTGGCTCCAGTTTCACCTTTTCTAGAGGTCTTACTGTTGCCTGGTCTTCTTCTACTAGACACCCCACTGGATCCTGGTTCTCcttttctagagatctcaatggcTCCTGGTTTTCACCTGCTAGGGACTTCACTGGCTCCTGGTTCTCTTTTTCTAGAAGCCTCAATGGTTCCTGGCCTTCTTCTAGACACCCCACTGGATCCTGGTTCTCTTTTTCTAGAGGACTCACTGTCTCCCGGTCATCTTCTTCTAGAGACCCCAAGGACCTCTGATTCTCTTTTTCTAGGGATTCCAATGTCTCCTGGTTCTCATCTTCTAGAGACTTCACTGGTCCGtggttctctttttctaaaagtcTCAGTGTTGCCTGGTTTTCTTCTACTAGAGACACCACTGGCTCGTGGTGTTCGTTTTCTAGAGGTCTCACTGTCTCTCGGTCCTCTTCGGGAGACCGCAAGGACCTCTGGATCTCTTTTTCTAGGGATCCCAATGTCTCCTGGTTCTCATCTTCTAGAGACTTCACTGGCTCCTCGTTTTCTTTTTCTAGGGGCCTCAGTGTCTCCTGGTCTTCTTCTTCTAGAGACTTCACTGGCTCCTGGTTCTCTTCCTCTACAGGTATCACTATCTTCTGGTCCTCTTCTTCTAGAGACCCCAAGGACCTCTGGTTCTCTTTTTCTAGAGATCCCAATGTCTCCTGGTTCTCATCTCTTACAGACCTCACTGGTTCCTGGTATTCTTCCTCTAGAGGTCTCACTGATTCCTGGTCCTCTTCTTCTGGAGACCTCAAGGACTCCTGGTTCTCTTTTTCTAGAGGCCTCAATGTCCCTTGGTCGTCTCTTTCTAGACACCTCAGTGGTTCCTGGTTCTCTTTTTCTAGAGGTCTCAAGGTCTTATGCTTCTCACCTTCTGGAGAGTTGAgagactcttggttttctttttctggtagTCTCAAGTTCTCTAGATTCTCATCTTCTAGAGATCTCAGTGGTTCTTGATTCTCCTTTTCTGAATCTCTCATTGACTCAAAGTTCTCTTCTAGAGATCTTACTAACacttgattttccttttctggatATAAAAATGTCTCTACATTACCTTCAAGAGACCCCATTAGTTCTCGATTCTCCTTTTCTAGAGATTGCAATGTCTGTGGGTCCTCTTTTCCTACAGGTTTAAGTAGCCCTTGAGTCTCTTTTTCTAGAGGTCTCACTACTTCTGCATCCTTCTCTTCTAAAGACATCAATAGCTCTTGACTCTCCTTTTCTAGACCTTTTGATGTGTCTAACCTCTTTTCTTCTAAAGACCTCAGAGATTCTGGATTCTCCTCTAGAGATCTCAGTGTCTCGTGGCTCTGTTTTTCCAGAGACATCAGTGGCTCTTGAATTTCCTCTTCCACAGACTTCAGAGTTTCTTCTTCCAAAGGACCCTGGGAGTCCTGGATTTCCTTCATGTTCAGACCCCCATCTTCTTGCCGTGTTTCCTGTAGCAAACTGTTCACCATTTTGACCTCTATGGCAGTTTCTTTCTCTGCCAGCCCCCAGATTTGCCCTTCACCCTCGTCCTGGAATCTGCTAGCCATTCTAGACCCACTGGGTTCTCTCCCTTTGGCCTCTAAACTACAGGGGTCTGGGCTGAGGGGTGGGGCCAAGGAGGTGTGATCCTCAGGAGACTGGCCAGTACCGGCCTCTTGTTGCTTGCCCCCAGGCTCCTCTGGTCCTGGCAGAATGCTGGAAGGGATGGCCAGGGCCCGCATAGCCTCTGGGGCCTGCTCCCTCCCAATCTGTGGCTGGAGTAGGGAGACGGGGGCATCGTGGGCTCCGATTTCTGCATCTGTAACAGCGCAGGGAGCTGGAAGTGTGGGTGGGATGGGGGTGCTGGCCAGGGTTGGGGTACGGGCCTGGAGGAATTCTCGGCTCTTCAGAAAGCCTGGTACAGGTGTCTCAAGGGTATCGGGCAAGGGCAAGGAGAGGGAAGTAGGGCTCAGGGCAGAGAGCAAAGGTCCCAGATGCTGGCCCTCTGGGGTCGGGGTCGCAGGGAAATGCAGCTCCAGCTTAGGGTCTggaaaggcagaggggaagagatgGTGTCAGTAGGGACTGGCGGGGAGTTTCGAAGCAGCTCCCACTTCTGGCGAGAGTGCCCCGTGAGCCCTGCCCCACCTTCCACTGGCTGGGCTGAGAGTCCACTCACTGGTACCGGAGGCCAAGGACTCAAGACCTAGACTGGGTCTCCCAGGATAGGAATTACTCTGGGGCTTAAAGAGTAAAGaaggagagagtgggggggggggggtcctggccCCTCTGCTTACCCTGGAAGCTGAGAGAAGCCTTGGAAACACCACCAGGGGTCTGCAGCCTGGAATTCTCAGCCTCTAGGAGGGTCCTGGGGATGAGGGAGGAAATGCTGGGTCAGCCGTCTGTCCGCAGGCCTCTGGCAAGCTGGCCTGGGAGGACTCGGCTGAGCCTGTGTCCCTGGACCGGCCGGCTTCCTCATTTCCACCGCCGCACAAAAGCCACGCGTGGGGTCACACTTGGCTGAGCCTGGGGAGTCCCATGGACACAAACCACAGCATCGCACACATGCTTGGGACACACGGCCAGACTCACACACAGCAGATTCCCACACAGTCCACACAgcgtgcacacacccacacagccccccccccacccccaaccccaggccaGTGATCTCATCCTCCCTGCGGCGCCGATTCTCATGCTAATCGCCGCCTTTGTCCACAGTGCAGTCTGGAGGGTCTGAGTgggggcttcccaggggaagtgGGAATTCTCAGGCCGTTCCCATGGGATAggccccctccttctcccccagggCCCCCAAAGCTGGTCACAGACAAAAGCAAATGAATTCCGCTCTCTCCAAATCCTTTTCATGCCTCAAAAACCAGTGGTTAAGCCGGCCCTGACCCTTCCCCTGGGTGGTTTGACTGCGGGTCGAAGCCCTCATCCTGGGATCTCTAAGTACTCTGGATCCCAAGCCTTTGGGGGCAGTGGCAGTCTTTGTGTCCATGACCCTGCCTCCGTGCCCCACGGGGAATGAGGAGGGTccggggacaggggtgggggggggtgccgaGCATCCATTCCCTGCTCCTTTCAAGGACTCTGAGTCTGCTTAGTGTCTGCCGTGATCTCACCTCTGTCCTTGCCCACGGGGCTCCGACTCTCTGAGCTTGGTGCCCTCttcttcatcccaggacccgCACTGACCTTCCCTCTCGGGgccctgccttccctgccctcctgatGCTGTCTCGGGGTCCCTGTCTTGGTTGGCCTGTGAATTCTCAGGGTACTGTCCTTGCATGTCTAGCCCTGGCCCCACCCGAAGGCAAAACCCCATCTTCAAGCTCCATCCTGGggtccctccccctcctgccccccaggcCAATTTCCCAGAAGAGACTGTGGCTTTGAGAGAGGCGGTGCTTCCTCGGTCTCAGCCTTTCTGGAGCCAACAGGAAATGTGATCAgcagcagggctgggcagggccagggggCTGGGGCTTGAGGGGAGTCAGGCCCGTGACATTCAGGATGTCAcccagcccctctcccacctccagaCAAGGAGACCAAGGCCCAGGTCgggtgcccccacccccaacctgcaGTTCATCCTTTGTGGGGCTGCCCGGGGACATCATCCCCTTGgcgtgagcacacacacacacacgtgcatgacacacacacacacacagactgggCTTTTCAGCCCCTAGGCGGGGTCTGGATGGACAGCTACCCACCCTCCCCAACGCCTATGTGTCCAGCGGTCTCTGCCGAAGCCATCCCACTCAGCAgcatcacccccccacccccgggggatCTCCCAGGCCCAGGAGACTTTTTCGTTCCTGAGCACACACCGGAGCAGGCGGGCTCCGGTGGGACACGTCCTAGTGGGGTAGGACTCGGTCACAGCACCCAGTGGCAGCCCAGTTCCACCACCCACGGCTCTGGGCCCCTGGTGGAGACGCGGCCTCGGAAGTGGTGTGTGCGCCCGGCCAGCCCGGACACCGTACCTGTAGGTAGCCACCTCCAGGCCGAGGGACATCTTGAGCTGTGCCAGCTGCTGCCGCCCTTCCAGCACCTGGGCGATCTGGCCCTGCAGGCCGAGCTTCTCCCGCTCCAGAGCCTCCACGGCCGACTGCAGAACAAGGGGGGGACCGCCCGTGAAGGCGCAGGCTTCCCCTGCTAACCCACCCGCGGGCCCCCCGGGCCGCAGCTGCCTCTGCTCCCTGGCGGATCCCCCCCTCTCCGCCCCTACGTCCTGCCCAGGGCACCCCCTCTGGGGTTTCCGAGGTCTGCGACCCCTCCCGGCCCTCTCCCATGGGAGTGAGTGGGACGGCAGCTCCCACAGgaaggaggaggtgagggaggagaggggatgggttccagggaggagaggggaacaAGAGTGGATGCAGAAGGAAAAACGATTAATCAAGAGGCCTGGAGCCCGCAGTCCGGTCCCAATCACTGTCTCCCAGTCCTCACACCAGGCTTCCGCCCCCTCCACTTCCCACATGTTCTGGAATCTTTCTCCTCtgagaggaggggtgggaggtggcgGTGTCCAGACCTCTGTCTGGCCCAGGCGGGAGGCTATTTTCTCAGCTGCTGGTCCCATCCGCGCCGTGTCATGGGGAGCAGCTGTTCCGGGCTCTGGAatgtgctggggggggggggggagctgagcAGACGTTACAGGGGAGTGGGACGGGGCCGCACATGGGGGCCACTGACCCCCTCTTgtcagggggagggggcagttaGGCACTGGGCAGACTCAGCGCTGGCGGCGATGGGGGCTGAGAGTGGTGACCCCGCATCTTCTGAGCAACACCAGAGCCCAGGAGAAGCGCcgcgcggggggtgggggggtggggggggtgtcatGGCCAGACAGTGAGGAGGCCGCTGTGACTATCCCTCCCGCTGTGACTATCCCTCCCGTGCCTgtccctcccctgtccctcctGGCAGGCCAGGGGTGTGCTCTTTGACGCGGCTCTGAACCCCCCACCCTACTCTAGACAAAGTGGAGTAAGTCAGGGGCTTCTGGCACCAGGATGGGCTTTCTAAGAAGTGGCTCCTGACTGGGCAGCCACCGCCACTCCTGCTCCCCGAGCCCCACGGGGACCGCACAGCCCCCCAACCCGCCCCTGTCACCTGGAACTTCTCGGTGGCACGCAGCCGCTCCTGCCAGCGGCCCTCCAGCCTCTGCTCCAGCGCGGCCCTGCGCTCCCGGAGGCCGCCACGCTCCGCCTGCAGCCGCTGCAGCTCCAGGCGACCCTCGCGGGCGCCCTGCACCGCGCGGCCCAAGCGCTCGCGGGCCTGGCCCAGCGACGTCTCCATGCGCGCCACGCGCTCCTGGTAGCCGCGCACCGCCCCGCGCCACGCGTCGCCCAGCTGCCGCGCCAGCTCCTCCAGCTCCGGGGCCGGCGCGGGGGGCCcgcggggcgcggcggggcggCTGGGGGCGCGGGGCCGGGCGCTCAGGACCGCGCGCTCCTCCTCGTGCGCCGCGCACACCGCCTCCAGCTCGCGCTCCAGCTCCGCCGCCCGGACGCTCAGCCGAGTCTGGGCGCACTTCTCGGCCTCTGCCGCACGCCGGATGCGGGCCGCCTCGGCCGCCGCCCGCTCCCGCGCCAGCCGCTGCTGCTGGCACTGGCCTGCCACGCCCGCCACCTCTTCCGCCAGGTTGTCGCGCGCCACCTCGGCCGCGTGCTTCTCCCGCCAGCGCTGGTCGACGAGGGCCCGCAGGGCCGCCAGCTCGTCGTCGGCTCGGGCGCGCCAGGAGGCGTCCCCGGTCTGTGCCCGGAGGCCTCCGAGCTCCGCGCCGAGCAGCTCATTCTGCTCCTCTAGGGCCTTCACCCGCGCCAGGTAGGCCTCCAGGCGCCGGTTGAGCTCCCACATCTGAAAAGATTCCTCCCCCAGGCAGCCCTCCATCTTGCCCGCGAGCCTGGCCCACCGAAGGCGGAGAGACGCCGGGCAGCGGGAGAAGCCAGCAACTCTCAGAGCTCTTAGGACGCacggggaggggaaaggagaccTCCGGGGACAATGACGGGGCGGGGCGAGGAGCAGCCGAGCGACTGAGCGTCGGGAGTGGGAACGAGGCTATTCATACTCCCGCCAGCCTGGCGGGAAAAGGGGCGGGACCCGGGCCTTAACCCCTGGAGTTCGGGAAGCGGGTCCCGCCCGCGTCCGTGCGCCGCGCTGTGCGGGAGCTGGAGCGAGCGCGGCGCCCCTGGGGAACCCGATCCCAGGAGAGGCTGCCTGCGGGGGAGGCCGTGCCCAGAGCTGGGCCTGTGGAGGGGGCCGGGGACCGACGCCTAGGGGGGCGGGCGGgcatggcggggggtgggggtcggcCGCGGGGCGGGTCCCTGTTTCTCAGCACCCGCAGCAGAGGTACCGCTTAGGAAGTCCTCGGACTCGGTTTCTTCATCCACAAAATGGGAGCAATGATGGGCCTCTCACCGGACGTCGGTTGGTCTCGCCCGGGAGAAGGCGGCATCGCAGAGAGGACGGGCGTGGGGGGGACCCCACGCGGAGAGCGAGAGCAAGGACGTTCTGTCCGGAGGCGCGGCGTGTGCACAGACGCCAGGACGCGGGGAGATGCGGGGGGCGGTGCGCACCCACCGCTCCGCTCCGCGCTTCCCGCCGCTCTTCCCGGTGACCTGAGACTCACAAACCCACTGTTCGGGGAGGGCAAGGCTCCCCCagttcccagggaagggggcCCCCTCCCGCCCTCCGCGTCACAAGGCGTTTAGTGGGCAGAGGGTGCCCCCCGGTGGTGAGCGGCGGGGCCGCGAGGAGGAAGGGAGCCGAAAGAAGGGGCCCTCCTGGTCACAGCCAGTCCCTTTCCTGGTCCTTGTAAGGGGCCTGGTCGTGTTCCCACGTCTTACTGCTGCTCTCCGACCGAATCCACAAAACACACCTTTGAGGATTCTGCATTCTGGAAGCCGAGAGATCACTGGGGTGGGAGCGTGGGGAGGGCCTTCTGAGAGAGGGCGTCCTCCAGCCCGGTGGTGAGGGGCGGGTAAGCTGTGGAGAACACAGAGGAAAGGGCAGCAGCGTCCAAAGGGGACGGAGGGGAACCCGGAGAGGCAATTTCTGCTCACGTAAATCCAGATTGAGCTAGGAAGTGTTGCCCGCGCCCCTGCTGTGTCAGCGCTCGCCCCAGCCCAGGACGGTGACATTATGACAGGACTTAGCCAAAGTGTTGGCGGAGAGCTGGGGGAGCACGGAACATGGGCAGGGTTTCTGGGTTGGAGGGCGGGGGTAGAACAGGGTCGGTGACCGGAAGGTCGTCTCACCAATACCCCAACCCCTGTCCCCGGGTCAGCTGGGCTTTGGAATTCACTCAAATCGTGGACTAGAGGCCCGGGAGGGGCTGGTGGGAGCAGATAGGGGACTGACTGAGGGTCAGTGCAGACCCAAGGCTGAGGCTTCTCCACCCGCACATCAGCCCACAAAGTCTGCTgtctggcctgggctgggggctcCCAAGGCCCATGTCCCGGAGAGAGCACCCCGTCTGACTTCTGCACTTTCTGGCTAAAGGACCTTGGGCAGATCGCATCACTTCTCTACGTGACCCTCCAGGTACCGCTTGGTAAAGGAGGTTAATACCCATTCCCATAAGCTTGTTGCGGAGATCAAAGCAGACCACGTGTGGGGACGTCTTCGCAGACATCCCCGCAAAAGCCGTCACCCTGGAGCCAACTCTCTCATGGACGCTGGGGCTGCATTTGGGGATCGCGGGGAGCGGAAATGCTCAACATGCTGGGGAGGAGTGTGGCACCGAGTTCCCGAAGGCAGGAGACGGTGGCTTCCAGCAGCCACCGCCTGGCGGAGCTGCAGAAATGCTCAGCCGACTGCCAACGGGTGATACTTGAAGCGATGACATGTTCAGGAGAAGAAGGCCCTCCGTGGGGGCCAGCGGGcactcagggggtgcctgg
This window contains:
- the NES gene encoding nestin yields the protein MEGCLGEESFQMWELNRRLEAYLARVKALEEQNELLGAELGGLRAQTGDASWRARADDELAALRALVDQRWREKHAAEVARDNLAEEVAGVAGQCQQQRLARERAAAEAARIRRAAEAEKCAQTRLSVRAAELERELEAVCAAHEEERAVLSARPRAPSRPAAPRGPPAPAPELEELARQLGDAWRGAVRGYQERVARMETSLGQARERLGRAVQGAREGRLELQRLQAERGGLRERRAALEQRLEGRWQERLRATEKFQSAVEALEREKLGLQGQIAQVLEGRQQLAQLKMSLGLEVATYRTLLEAENSRLQTPGGVSKASLSFQDPKLELHFPATPTPEGQHLGPLLSALSPTSLSLPLPDTLETPVPGFLKSREFLQARTPTLASTPIPPTLPAPCAVTDAEIGAHDAPVSLLQPQIGREQAPEAMRALAIPSSILPGPEEPGGKQQEAGTGQSPEDHTSLAPPLSPDPCSLEAKGREPSGSRMASRFQDEGEGQIWGLAEKETAIEVKMVNSLLQETRQEDGGLNMKEIQDSQGPLEEETLKSVEEEIQEPLMSLEKQSHETLRSLEENPESLRSLEEKRLDTSKGLEKESQELLMSLEEKDAEVVRPLEKETQGLLKPVGKEDPQTLQSLEKENRELMGSLEGNVETFLYPEKENQVLVRSLEENFESMRDSEKENQEPLRSLEDENLENLRLPEKENQESLNSPEGEKHKTLRPLEKENQEPLRCLERDDQGTLRPLEKENQESLRSPEEEDQESVRPLEEEYQEPVRSVRDENQETLGSLEKENQRSLGSLEEEDQKIVIPVEEENQEPVKSLEEEDQETLRPLEKENEEPVKSLEDENQETLGSLEKEIQRSLRSPEEDRETVRPLENEHHEPVVSLVEENQATLRLLEKENHGPVKSLEDENQETLESLEKENQRSLGSLEEDDRETVSPLEKENQDPVGCLEEGQEPLRLLEKENQEPVKSLAGENQEPLRSLEKENQDPVGCLVEEDQATVRPLEKVKLEPQMSLGTDQEILRSLENENQQLLRFLKEESGKAMGSSESENLEPPKSAGGDLGILKSLETQEPLWSPEERNQETTKPLDKEIQEPLESVEDGRETRRPLKTEAQESLGCVGEWSLENRGPPEELGQERQRSMTEEETPAQTEDPESLRSLKEAGQESPRANQQGWEDTLGDGERDQDSPPGRALAGQEAEAKADVRESGGFAGKKEAEGRGQLWLAAAGEARSSGEGHLGSPEPQEQRAPVEGAGGEGGTEGFRDPEGRPELVWAPGIQPARGVSEARELVLEGGHESPGGGQAAPEVTLGLGTAAGESAPGSQPGPEREVGALEDPGCPAREGGTAPPTGQEGLQGERMQGSEGSTEDPAEAAAPDPELSTPSRRSMDPLEPSRGWEEAELGAPWGAESGLPAETEGPSHRGSSGAAPRPGPLALEEAGAAELVLGPTEPRSPTPTPGDAPGLPLPAEGSPEAGWGPEGRAEALGGAEGEQEGSGSGGSEGSAEDLQEGEENREDSEADELGETLPDSTPLGLYLQSQTSPRWDPVGEPRASPQGEARKEGWGPSVLASEGCGAQRGGEEEDEEEEEDEEEDQEDKEENKEEEVDRGQDSDLSEEFEDLETEASRLPGAPGVPREAVEPLGRAPEPAAWAGEGESDGFADEEESGEEGEEDKEEEDGREPGAGRWGPGSSVGPLPALSGPQRGNFLGFETRDGTVPWDDGVRDAAADVRRTALETESQDSSEPSGSDGESGPVSLQREDQVPDPLGTLGGVGHSLGVHGQGPSLKEELERVSGGVVNGLQQSEGGGQGELGGPEGDPGSLLEEEDNEGGALKSPWAGSPLHLGAGQFLKFRPREDVDSWSSGED